From Thalassococcus sp. S3, one genomic window encodes:
- a CDS encoding succinate dehydrogenase iron-sulfur subunit, with protein sequence MVQLTLPKNSRIKTGKTWPKPDGATNLRKFSIYRWNPDDGENPRVDTYWVDMDTCGPMVLDALIKIKNEIDPTLTFRRSCREGICGSCAMNIDGINTLACIYGMDEIKGDVKIYPLPHMPVVKDLIPDLTHFYAQHASIMPWLETKTNRPAKEWRQSIEDRKKLDGLYECVMCASCSTACPSYWWNGDRYLGPAALLHAYRWIIDSRDEATGERLDDLEDPFKLYRCHTIMNCAKTCPKGLNPAKAIAEIKKMMVERTV encoded by the coding sequence ATGGTTCAACTGACACTCCCGAAAAACTCGCGCATCAAGACGGGCAAGACCTGGCCCAAACCGGACGGCGCGACCAACTTGCGCAAATTCAGCATTTATCGCTGGAACCCCGATGACGGGGAGAACCCCCGCGTGGACACCTATTGGGTGGACATGGACACTTGCGGGCCGATGGTTCTGGATGCGCTGATCAAGATCAAGAACGAGATCGATCCGACGCTGACCTTCCGTCGTTCGTGCCGCGAGGGGATTTGCGGATCCTGCGCGATGAACATCGACGGGATCAATACGCTGGCCTGCATCTACGGCATGGATGAGATCAAGGGCGACGTTAAGATCTATCCGCTGCCGCATATGCCGGTGGTCAAGGACCTGATCCCGGATCTGACGCATTTCTACGCGCAGCACGCGTCGATCATGCCCTGGCTTGAGACCAAGACAAACCGACCGGCGAAGGAATGGCGACAGTCGATCGAGGATCGTAAGAAACTCGACGGGCTCTATGAATGCGTGATGTGTGCGTCATGCTCGACGGCGTGTCCCTCGTATTGGTGGAACGGGGATCGGTATCTGGGGCCGGCAGCTCTGCTGCACGCCTATCGCTGGATTATCGACAGCCGGGACGAAGCGACCGGAGAGCGGCTGGATGATCTGGAGGATCCTTTCAAGCTTTATCGGTGCCACACGATCATGAACTGCGCGAAGACCTGTCCAAAGGGGCTGAACCCGGCCAAGGCGATTGCCGAGATCAAGAAGATGATGGTCGAGCGCACGGTCTGA
- a CDS encoding H-NS family nucleoid-associated regulatory protein encodes MSLDLESMSRKELVDLHSQVEKAIKQAEIRDLRDARKAAEKAAAEFGYSLDEVTGGEMAGKGKRRTKASASTAKYRNPDNAEQTWTGKGRQPQWFKDAMSAGIDPAKLEV; translated from the coding sequence ATGTCACTTGATCTGGAGTCGATGTCCCGGAAAGAACTGGTAGATCTGCATTCGCAAGTCGAAAAAGCGATAAAACAAGCTGAAATTCGTGATCTTCGCGACGCGCGCAAAGCGGCCGAAAAGGCAGCTGCAGAGTTCGGCTATTCCCTGGATGAAGTCACCGGAGGGGAAATGGCCGGTAAAGGGAAGCGGCGGACAAAAGCAAGTGCTTCAACAGCCAAATACCGCAATCCCGACAATGCAGAACAGACATGGACCGGAAAAGGGCGTCAGCCACAATGGTTCAAGGACGCAATGAGCGCCGGAATTGATCCTGCCAAGCTCGAAGTCTGA
- a CDS encoding DUF1989 domain-containing protein — protein MPQIPDDAAARRSVEPVICYPVETLPQPDLKLLAEIRDGAERVSQTQIPPREARCFSVPAGHFFRITSVEGPQVGDLNLWNMNDLSERFYSGKTRALHGTHVSVGDRLWSGFPALRPLATVTDDTLSWYGIDEFGGSVHDVIGTRCDPYTHHLLSGGQYHHCCHSNLSRALAEHLGTDPASIEFHVHDVLNVFMCTGFTRDTGQYFMKASPVKPGDYLEMFAEIDLLGALSACPGGDCSATHSSDVAACHPLQVEVFRPREDHLARMKSPVVSGYDRTHGTR, from the coding sequence ATGCCCCAGATCCCCGACGATGCCGCGGCACGCAGGTCCGTTGAACCAGTGATCTGCTATCCGGTCGAAACGCTGCCCCAACCGGATTTGAAGCTTTTGGCAGAGATACGAGACGGTGCGGAGCGGGTTTCGCAAACGCAAATCCCGCCGAGAGAGGCGCGCTGCTTTTCGGTGCCAGCGGGTCACTTTTTCCGGATCACATCGGTGGAGGGACCCCAGGTCGGGGATCTGAACCTCTGGAACATGAATGACCTTTCGGAACGCTTTTATTCGGGAAAGACGCGGGCGCTTCATGGAACACATGTCAGCGTTGGTGATCGGTTGTGGTCCGGTTTCCCGGCCCTGCGCCCGCTTGCGACGGTCACGGATGATACGTTGAGTTGGTACGGGATCGACGAATTTGGCGGATCGGTCCACGATGTGATCGGGACCCGCTGCGATCCTTACACCCATCACCTGTTGTCGGGAGGGCAGTACCATCATTGCTGTCACTCAAATCTGTCCCGTGCGCTGGCGGAACACCTGGGGACGGATCCCGCGTCGATCGAATTCCATGTCCATGATGTGTTGAATGTCTTCATGTGCACCGGGTTCACGCGTGACACCGGACAATACTTTATGAAGGCAAGCCCTGTCAAACCCGGGGATTACCTGGAAATGTTTGCTGAGATTGATCTGCTTGGCGCACTGAGTGCCTGTCCGGGTGGCGATTGTTCGGCGACGCATTCAAGCGACGTTGCCGCATGTCATCCCCTTCAGGTCGAGGTCTTCAGGCCACGCGAGGACCACCTCGCGAGGATGAAATCGCCTGTGGTGAGCGGATATGATCGCACACACGGAACGCGCTGA
- the deoD gene encoding purine-nucleoside phosphorylase yields the protein MTIHIGASPGEIAETVLLPGDPYRAKWAAETFLENVKLVNEVRGMLGFTGTWRGNPVTIQGSGMGMPSLSIYVNELIKDYGAQTLIRIGSCGGMQERVDVRDVIIAMTASTISTPSRGIFRELNYAPCADWELLRAAVSAAEAKGTKTHVGGIYSADVFYDERPDLNDQMVRHGILGVEMEAAELYTLAARFGRRALAVLTVSDHLLTGASLPSDQRERSFGDMVEIALGAAFDTKG from the coding sequence ATGACAATTCATATCGGGGCCAGTCCCGGTGAAATAGCCGAGACAGTCCTTTTGCCCGGTGATCCCTATCGGGCGAAATGGGCTGCAGAAACATTTCTGGAAAATGTAAAGCTGGTGAACGAAGTGCGCGGCATGCTGGGCTTTACCGGCACTTGGCGTGGCAACCCGGTGACGATCCAGGGCAGCGGCATGGGCATGCCCTCCCTCAGCATCTACGTGAACGAGTTGATCAAGGATTATGGGGCTCAGACTCTGATCCGAATTGGCTCTTGCGGCGGAATGCAGGAAAGAGTTGACGTGCGGGACGTGATCATCGCGATGACAGCCAGTACGATCAGCACCCCGTCGCGGGGCATCTTTCGCGAATTGAACTATGCACCTTGTGCCGATTGGGAGCTATTGCGCGCCGCTGTCTCAGCCGCCGAGGCGAAAGGCACCAAAACGCATGTCGGTGGCATCTACTCCGCCGATGTCTTTTACGATGAACGGCCCGACCTGAACGATCAGATGGTGCGACACGGCATTCTGGGCGTCGAAATGGAAGCTGCGGAGCTTTATACGCTGGCCGCACGTTTCGGGCGCCGCGCCCTTGCGGTTCTGACAGTATCCGATCACCTGCTGACCGGCGCCTCCCTGCCTTCGGATCAGAGAGAGCGGAGTTTCGGTGATATGGTCGAGATCGCGCTCGGCGCTGCCTTCGACACCAAGGGGTGA